From Oscillospiraceae bacterium CM, a single genomic window includes:
- a CDS encoding DNA repair protein Rad50 yields MIILDVKLNNIYGFKDFDITFSYPKKIVNSIIENEHLTERPNFRYKKAVILMGSNATGKTSLGKALLNIISFINTGDTSALAAMAPFGNNGSFQIDFVGSGFTLHRVSGKIGGHYPYDGDPGSEITIQYFSADIGLKDSYEMCAEKLVERTNEISKDYSKLGKLVGNLDFTFSCPDIKPTTKVSKVNRNIVLKTLKAVIGTLDPTLTDVQTSKDLRNSFIIRRSNEEIIIQEGKLLNRESLSSGTAEGVDISFFLALLIAEHNGFYYCDEHFSYIQSDIEKRIFGLMLEHLGSNEQLIFTTHNTDMLDLNIPKHCFAFLRKKQEDNYRVSVAYASDILKRNSDSIRCAVENDVFASLPDESALDALEKRADDEE; encoded by the coding sequence ATGATTATATTGGACGTAAAACTGAATAACATCTATGGCTTTAAGGATTTTGATATCACGTTCTCCTATCCGAAGAAGATTGTCAATTCAATTATTGAGAACGAGCATCTCACAGAGAGACCGAATTTCCGCTATAAGAAAGCGGTTATCCTCATGGGCTCAAATGCTACCGGCAAGACAAGTCTTGGCAAAGCGCTGCTCAACATTATCAGTTTTATCAACACCGGGGATACCTCGGCCCTGGCAGCAATGGCGCCATTCGGCAATAATGGCTCTTTCCAAATAGACTTTGTGGGCAGCGGGTTTACTCTCCATCGTGTAAGCGGTAAAATTGGAGGACATTATCCCTACGATGGCGATCCCGGAAGCGAGATCACGATTCAGTATTTCTCTGCTGATATTGGACTAAAAGACTCCTATGAGATGTGCGCGGAGAAGCTGGTTGAGCGAACAAACGAAATATCAAAGGACTACTCGAAACTTGGCAAACTGGTTGGCAATCTCGATTTCACTTTCTCCTGCCCTGACATCAAGCCGACCACGAAGGTGTCAAAGGTCAATCGCAATATTGTGTTGAAGACCTTGAAGGCAGTAATCGGTACGCTCGATCCGACGCTCACTGATGTGCAAACCTCTAAGGATTTGCGCAACTCGTTTATCATCCGCAGGAGCAATGAGGAAATCATTATCCAAGAAGGTAAGCTCTTGAACCGCGAGTCGCTTTCGAGCGGAACGGCAGAGGGCGTTGATATTTCCTTCTTCCTCGCGCTCCTCATTGCGGAGCACAATGGATTCTACTATTGCGACGAGCACTTCTCCTATATTCAAAGCGATATTGAGAAGCGAATCTTTGGCCTAATGCTTGAACACTTGGGCAGCAACGAGCAGCTTATCTTCACAACGCATAACACGGATATGCTCGACTTAAACATTCCCAAGCATTGCTTTGCATTCCTCAGAAAGAAACAAGAGGATAATTACCGTGTGTCCGTGGCCTATGCATCTGACATTCTGAAACGCAACAGCGATTCAATCCGCTGCGCCGTAGAGAACGACGTTTTTGCATCGCTCCCTGACGAGTCCGCCCTTGATGCGTTAGAAAAGAGGGCTGACGATGAAGAATAA